A single window of Betta splendens chromosome 11, fBetSpl5.4, whole genome shotgun sequence DNA harbors:
- the LOC114865404 gene encoding small conductance calcium-activated potassium channel protein 1-like: MNTSKSNRFCESSPLNPHAMEHSPSMNLSGMDGDEVEDQRPLLPPRMVPPPQACAPQCGIHHSVQTSLDHSVWLDRTQAMATTPLYNGHLYVTPSPRCSKRADKAKGKDKKGEKRAGGRGQNPAQKERNHQCKAKAAHRLQEKVTSFTDIPITPCGSPFKGPCRSHLDFKDVEGRGRRNVSLEMHDRQTLPEIIITSKDDDGPPHAEYRPDPAEGKGLLPGAECPGPSPGATPPASPKRKLSAKDDRYWKTHNIGWRLLHRRALFLRRQRLNDCALALGIFGVVMMVMETELSWSVYSKSSVYSLALKSVISASTLLLLGLIVAYHCCEVQLYVHDIGAEDWRIAMTTDRVLLIALELAAVAIHPYPVGLVAYFQQTAARLTLSETELEIVLALPMFLRLYLLGRAMMLHSRLFTDTASRSIGALNKIHFNTRFVGKTLMTTYPGTVLMIFSVSLWIVAAWGLHVCERHHNYRDLSSNYMEALWMVSVTFLSIGYGDVVPHTYCGRSICLLTGIMGAGCTVLVVAVVARKLELTRAEKHVHNFMMDSHISKRIKISAANVLRETWLIYKHTKLSRERDHTRVRMHQRKLLLAIHQLRRVKMEKRILADQGNTLVDLCKMQSLMYDTLAEVQGCRAELDTHIHSLEKHVEELREGFRSLMPLLSSTLSTQNSSIRHLLREREVKSETAGMSGGDR; the protein is encoded by the exons ATGAATACAAGCAAATCTAACAG ATTCTGTGAATCGTCCCCTTTGAACCCCCACGCCATGGAGCACTCGCCCTCCATGAACCTGTCGGGGATGGACGGCGACGAGGTGGAGGACCAGCGCCCCCTCCTGCCGCCCAGGATGGTCCCGCCGCCGCAGGCCTGCGCGCCCCAGTGCGGCATCCACCACAGCGTCCAGACGTCCCTGGACCACAGCGTGTGGCTGGACAGGACCCAGGCCATGGCCACCACCCCGCTGTACAACGGCCACCTGTACGTCACGCCGTCGCCCCGCTGCAGCAAGAGGGCCGACAAGGCCAAGGGCAAAGACAAGAAGGGGGAGAAGcgggcgggggggagggggcagaATCCGGCCCAGAAGGAGCGCAACCACCAGTGCAAGGCCAAAGCGGCCCACAGGCTCCAGGAGAAGGTGACCTCCTTCACCGACATCCCCATCACGCCCTGCGGCTCGCCCTTCAAGGGCCCCTGCCGCTCGCACCTGGACTTCAAGGACGTGGAGGGCAGAGGTCGCCGCAACGTCTCCCTGGAGATGCACGACCGGCAGACGCTGCCGGAGATCATCATCACCAGCAAGGACGACGACGGCCCGCCGCACGCCGAGTACCGCCCGGACCCGGCCGAGGGCAAGGGCCTGCTGCCCGGCGCCGAGTGCCCCGGCCCGAGCCCCGGCGCCACGCCGCCGGCCAGTCCCAAGCGCAAGCTGAGCGCCAAGGACGACCGCTACTGGAAGACGCACAACATCGGGTGGCGGCTGCTCCACCGCAGGGCGCTGTTCCTGCGGCGGCAGCGGCTCAACGACTGCGCGCTGGCGCTGGGGATCTTCGgcgtggtgatgatggtgatggagaCGGAGCTGTCGTGGAGCGTGTACAGCAAG agCTCCGTCTACTCGCTGGCGCTGAAGTCGGTGATCAGCGcgtccacgctgctgctgctcggcctcATCGTGGCGTATCACTGCTGCGAGGTGCAG CTCTACGTGCACGACATCGGCGCCGAGGACTGGCGCATCGCCATGACGACGGACCGCGTGCTGCTCATAGCGCTGGAGCTGGCGGCCGTGGCCATCCACCCGTACCCGGTGGGCCTGGTGGCGTACTTCCAGCAGACCGCCGCCCGCCTCACGCTGTCGGAGACCGAGCTGGAGATCGTGCTGGCGCTGCCCATGTTCCTGCGGCTCTACCTGCTGGGCCGGGCCATGATGCTGCACAGCCGCCTCTTCACCGACACCGCATCCCGCAGCATCGGGGCGCTCAATAAG ATCCACTTCAACACCCGCTTTGTGGGCAAAACCCTGATGACCACGTACCCCGGCACGGTGCTGATGATCTTCAGCGTGTCTCTGTGGATTGTAGCGGCGTGGGGCTTACACGTCTGCGAGAG ACACCACAACTACAGAGACCTCAGTAGCAACTACATGGAGGCCTTGTGGATGGTCTccgtcacgttcctgtccatcGGTTACGGAGACGTGGTCCCTCACACGTACTGTGGCCGCAGCATCTGCCTCCTCACTGGGATCATG GGAGCGGGATGCACGGTGCTGGTGGTGGCAGTCGTTGCCAGGAAGCTGGAGTTAACCAGAGCAGAGAAGCACGTTCACAACTTCATGATGGACTCCCACATCTCCAAGAGG ATAAAAATCTCTGCAGCGAATGTGCTGAGGGAGACTTGGCTGATCTACAAACACACTAAGCTGTCAAGGGAGAGAGACCACACCAGGGTCCGCATGCACCAGAGGAAGCTGCTTCTGGCCATTCACCA GCTGCGACGTGTGAAGATGGAGAAGAGGATACTGGCAGATCAGGGGAACACCTTAGTGGATCTTTGCAAG ATGCAGAGCCTGATGTACGACACGCTGGCGGAGGTGCAGGGATGCAGGGCCGAGCtggacacacacatccacagcctGGAGAAGcacgtggaggagctgagggagggcTTCCGCAGCCTGATGCCGCTCCTGTCCAGCACCCTGTCCACGCAGAACTCCTCCATCCGCCACCTGCTCAGGGAAAGGGAGGTGAAGTCAGAGACTGCGGGCATGAGCGGGGGCGACAGGTAG
- the rps27.1 gene encoding 40S ribosomal protein S27.1 — MPLAKDLLHPSPEEEKRRHKKKRLVQSPNSYFMDVKCPGCYKITTVFSHAQTVVLCVGCSTVLCQPTGGKARLTEGCSFRRKQH; from the exons ATGCCA CTCGCAAAAGACTTGTTGCACCCATcccctgaggaggagaagaggagacacAAGAAGAAGCGTCTAGTTCAAAGTCCTAACTCTTACTTTATGGATGTGAAATGTCCAG GATGCTACAAGATCACGACGGTGTTCAGCCACGCTCAGACAGTCGTGCTGTGTGTGGGCTGTTCGACAGTCCTCTGTCAGCCCACTGGAGGCAAAGCCCGTCTCACAGAGG GGTGCTCATTCAGGAGGAAGCAACATTAG
- the lrrc71 gene encoding leucine-rich repeat-containing protein 71 isoform X2, with amino-acid sequence MSRKKSAKDKTERATVEEDDLMCLDEYQCSGNVEIDFPGLCALLDIEDIPSVSIKHPVSESTTEEEGQEDNQAQVNSPYKPCLQVELENESPLSVKGIKISGWKVDEQIARALTKMLPSLSQLQSLHLYCRFWQARLTDQMVISLMSTISLCSSLRAVAIEGNTLPQQSYHLLLAEDSVITQLSLRNNRIGDEGCRLIGSALSTARSTNKNLLSLNLAFNSIGDAGAAHIAQGLRLNRALLFLSLSNNHIGDSGAAHLAAILGKFALTHEEVVMRRRLLVERAESAPAAQFPTVPSSSSLTHSKGELKGISTKKEASKKEEKTAVSKENTKSVKKTSEAKVPQSKGEKSGIKEKQLSTYEDSSNAILDEDKEAVEVVNPLLDQSVQHEKGRIFLPGNRTLISLNLSGNRITEKSLPLFLASLEMQGDGGGLSRLCLQRNRFPPDCEPYVKIKELMALREPLEVSSPEPTEEEGQNA; translated from the exons ATGTCTAGAAAGAAGAGCGCGAAAGACAAGACGGAGAGGGCAACTGTGGAAGAGGACGACTTGATGTGTTTAG ATGAATATCAATGCTCGGGCAACGTGGAGATAGATTTTCCTGGCCTTTGTGCTCTTCTGGACATCGAAGATATTCCATCAGTCAGCATAAAGCATCCGGTCTCTGAAAgtaccacagaagaagagggtCAAG AGGACAATCAGGCCCAGGTTAACTCCCCGTACAAGCCATGTCTTCAAGTAGAGCTGGAGAATGAAAGCCCACTTAGTGTCAAGGGAATAAAGATTTCTG gatgGAAAGTGGATGAGCAGATTGCCAGAGCGTTAACGAAGATGCTTCCATCATTGAGTCAGCTGCAGAGTCTTCA CCTGTATTGCAGGTTCTGGCAGGCGAGACTGACAGATCAAATGGTAATCTCACTCATGAGCACCATATCTCTGTGCTCCAGCCTCAG GGCTGTTGCAATAGAAGGCAACACTCTTCCACAGCAGAGCTACCACCTTCTTCTTGCTGAGGACAGTGT CATCACTCAACTGTCCCTGCGAAACAATAGGATAGGAGATGAGGGTTGCCGCCTGATTGGCTCAGCTCTCTCAACAGCCAGATCCACTAACAAGAACCTCCTGTCACTCAACCTGGCATTCAATTCTATTGGTGATGCAGGTGCTGCACATATTGCGCAG GGCCTGCGGTTAAATCGTGCCTTGCTCTTTCTTTCGCTGTCCAACAATCACATTGGAGACTCAGGAGCTGCTCATCTGGCAGCG ATACTTGGCAAGTTTGCTTTGACTCATGAAGAAgttgtgatgaggaggaggctacTTGTGGAAAGAGCAGAGTCT GCACCTGCTGCCCAATTCCCTACAGTACCCAGCAGCTCATCGCTGACCCACAGTAAAGGGGAGCTCAAAGGAATCTCCACCAAAAAG gaagcatctaaaaaagaagaaaaaacagctgtCAGTAAAGAGAACACAAAGTCTGTCAAGAAAA CATCTGAAGCAAAGGTGCCTCAAAGTAAAGGTGAGAAGTCAGGGATCAAAGAGAAACAGCTGTCTACATATGAG GATTCGTCAAACGCCATCTTAGATGAG GACAAAGAGGCAGTGGAGGTAGTGAACCCTCTGCTGGACCAGTCGGTGCAGCATGAGAAAGGACGGATCTTTCTACCTGGAAATAGGACTCTGATCTCTCTCAACTTATCAG GAAACAGAATTACAGAGAAGTCGCTGCCTTTATTCCTGGCGTCATTGGAGATGCAGGGTGATGGTGGAGGCCTCTCGCgcctctgtctgcag AGAAACCGCTTCCCACCAGACTGTGAGCCCTATGTGAAGATAAAGGAACTGATGGCACTCAGAGAACCGCTTGAAGTTAGCAGTCCTGAACCAACAGAAGAGGAAGGACAGAACGCATAG
- the lrrc71 gene encoding leucine-rich repeat-containing protein 71 isoform X1 — protein MSRKKSAKDKTERATVEEDDLMCLDEYQCSGNVEIDFPGLCALLDIEDIPSVSIKHPVSESTTEEEGQEDNQAQVNSPYKPCLQVELENESPLSVKGIKISGWKVDEQIARALTKMLPSLSQLQSLHLYCRFWQARLTDQMVISLMSTISLCSSLRAVAIEGNTLPQQSYHLLLAEDSVITQLSLRNNRIGDEGCRLIGSALSTARSTNKNLLSLNLAFNSIGDAGAAHIAQGLRLNRALLFLSLSNNHIGDSGAAHLAAILGKFALTHEEVVMRRRLLVERAESAPAAQFPTVPSSSSLTHSKGELKGISTKKEASKKEEKTAVSKENTKSVKKTSEAKVPQSKGEKSGIKEKQLSTYEDSSNAILDEQDKEAVEVVNPLLDQSVQHEKGRIFLPGNRTLISLNLSGNRITEKSLPLFLASLEMQGDGGGLSRLCLQRNRFPPDCEPYVKIKELMALREPLEVSSPEPTEEEGQNA, from the exons ATGTCTAGAAAGAAGAGCGCGAAAGACAAGACGGAGAGGGCAACTGTGGAAGAGGACGACTTGATGTGTTTAG ATGAATATCAATGCTCGGGCAACGTGGAGATAGATTTTCCTGGCCTTTGTGCTCTTCTGGACATCGAAGATATTCCATCAGTCAGCATAAAGCATCCGGTCTCTGAAAgtaccacagaagaagagggtCAAG AGGACAATCAGGCCCAGGTTAACTCCCCGTACAAGCCATGTCTTCAAGTAGAGCTGGAGAATGAAAGCCCACTTAGTGTCAAGGGAATAAAGATTTCTG gatgGAAAGTGGATGAGCAGATTGCCAGAGCGTTAACGAAGATGCTTCCATCATTGAGTCAGCTGCAGAGTCTTCA CCTGTATTGCAGGTTCTGGCAGGCGAGACTGACAGATCAAATGGTAATCTCACTCATGAGCACCATATCTCTGTGCTCCAGCCTCAG GGCTGTTGCAATAGAAGGCAACACTCTTCCACAGCAGAGCTACCACCTTCTTCTTGCTGAGGACAGTGT CATCACTCAACTGTCCCTGCGAAACAATAGGATAGGAGATGAGGGTTGCCGCCTGATTGGCTCAGCTCTCTCAACAGCCAGATCCACTAACAAGAACCTCCTGTCACTCAACCTGGCATTCAATTCTATTGGTGATGCAGGTGCTGCACATATTGCGCAG GGCCTGCGGTTAAATCGTGCCTTGCTCTTTCTTTCGCTGTCCAACAATCACATTGGAGACTCAGGAGCTGCTCATCTGGCAGCG ATACTTGGCAAGTTTGCTTTGACTCATGAAGAAgttgtgatgaggaggaggctacTTGTGGAAAGAGCAGAGTCT GCACCTGCTGCCCAATTCCCTACAGTACCCAGCAGCTCATCGCTGACCCACAGTAAAGGGGAGCTCAAAGGAATCTCCACCAAAAAG gaagcatctaaaaaagaagaaaaaacagctgtCAGTAAAGAGAACACAAAGTCTGTCAAGAAAA CATCTGAAGCAAAGGTGCCTCAAAGTAAAGGTGAGAAGTCAGGGATCAAAGAGAAACAGCTGTCTACATATGAG GATTCGTCAAACGCCATCTTAGATGAG CAGGACAAAGAGGCAGTGGAGGTAGTGAACCCTCTGCTGGACCAGTCGGTGCAGCATGAGAAAGGACGGATCTTTCTACCTGGAAATAGGACTCTGATCTCTCTCAACTTATCAG GAAACAGAATTACAGAGAAGTCGCTGCCTTTATTCCTGGCGTCATTGGAGATGCAGGGTGATGGTGGAGGCCTCTCGCgcctctgtctgcag AGAAACCGCTTCCCACCAGACTGTGAGCCCTATGTGAAGATAAAGGAACTGATGGCACTCAGAGAACCGCTTGAAGTTAGCAGTCCTGAACCAACAGAAGAGGAAGGACAGAACGCATAG
- the lrrc71 gene encoding leucine-rich repeat-containing protein 71 isoform X3, with translation MSRKKSAKDKTERATVEEDDLMCLDEYQCSGNVEIDFPGLCALLDIEDIPSVSIKHPVSESTTEEEGQEDNQAQVNSPYKPCLQVELENESPLSVKGIKISGWKVDEQIARALTKMLPSLSQLQSLQFWQARLTDQMVISLMSTISLCSSLRAVAIEGNTLPQQSYHLLLAEDSVITQLSLRNNRIGDEGCRLIGSALSTARSTNKNLLSLNLAFNSIGDAGAAHIAQGLRLNRALLFLSLSNNHIGDSGAAHLAAILGKFALTHEEVVMRRRLLVERAESAPAAQFPTVPSSSSLTHSKGELKGISTKKEASKKEEKTAVSKENTKSVKKTSEAKVPQSKGEKSGIKEKQLSTYEDSSNAILDEQDKEAVEVVNPLLDQSVQHEKGRIFLPGNRTLISLNLSGNRITEKSLPLFLASLEMQGDGGGLSRLCLQRNRFPPDCEPYVKIKELMALREPLEVSSPEPTEEEGQNA, from the exons ATGTCTAGAAAGAAGAGCGCGAAAGACAAGACGGAGAGGGCAACTGTGGAAGAGGACGACTTGATGTGTTTAG ATGAATATCAATGCTCGGGCAACGTGGAGATAGATTTTCCTGGCCTTTGTGCTCTTCTGGACATCGAAGATATTCCATCAGTCAGCATAAAGCATCCGGTCTCTGAAAgtaccacagaagaagagggtCAAG AGGACAATCAGGCCCAGGTTAACTCCCCGTACAAGCCATGTCTTCAAGTAGAGCTGGAGAATGAAAGCCCACTTAGTGTCAAGGGAATAAAGATTTCTG gatgGAAAGTGGATGAGCAGATTGCCAGAGCGTTAACGAAGATGCTTCCATCATTGAGTCAGCTGCAGAGTCTTCA GTTCTGGCAGGCGAGACTGACAGATCAAATGGTAATCTCACTCATGAGCACCATATCTCTGTGCTCCAGCCTCAG GGCTGTTGCAATAGAAGGCAACACTCTTCCACAGCAGAGCTACCACCTTCTTCTTGCTGAGGACAGTGT CATCACTCAACTGTCCCTGCGAAACAATAGGATAGGAGATGAGGGTTGCCGCCTGATTGGCTCAGCTCTCTCAACAGCCAGATCCACTAACAAGAACCTCCTGTCACTCAACCTGGCATTCAATTCTATTGGTGATGCAGGTGCTGCACATATTGCGCAG GGCCTGCGGTTAAATCGTGCCTTGCTCTTTCTTTCGCTGTCCAACAATCACATTGGAGACTCAGGAGCTGCTCATCTGGCAGCG ATACTTGGCAAGTTTGCTTTGACTCATGAAGAAgttgtgatgaggaggaggctacTTGTGGAAAGAGCAGAGTCT GCACCTGCTGCCCAATTCCCTACAGTACCCAGCAGCTCATCGCTGACCCACAGTAAAGGGGAGCTCAAAGGAATCTCCACCAAAAAG gaagcatctaaaaaagaagaaaaaacagctgtCAGTAAAGAGAACACAAAGTCTGTCAAGAAAA CATCTGAAGCAAAGGTGCCTCAAAGTAAAGGTGAGAAGTCAGGGATCAAAGAGAAACAGCTGTCTACATATGAG GATTCGTCAAACGCCATCTTAGATGAG CAGGACAAAGAGGCAGTGGAGGTAGTGAACCCTCTGCTGGACCAGTCGGTGCAGCATGAGAAAGGACGGATCTTTCTACCTGGAAATAGGACTCTGATCTCTCTCAACTTATCAG GAAACAGAATTACAGAGAAGTCGCTGCCTTTATTCCTGGCGTCATTGGAGATGCAGGGTGATGGTGGAGGCCTCTCGCgcctctgtctgcag AGAAACCGCTTCCCACCAGACTGTGAGCCCTATGTGAAGATAAAGGAACTGATGGCACTCAGAGAACCGCTTGAAGTTAGCAGTCCTGAACCAACAGAAGAGGAAGGACAGAACGCATAG
- the lrrc71 gene encoding leucine-rich repeat-containing protein 71 isoform X4: protein MSRKKSAKDKTERATVEEDDLMCLDEYQCSGNVEIDFPGLCALLDIEDIPSVSIKHPVSESTTEEEGQEDNQAQVNSPYKPCLQVELENESPLSVKGIKISGWKVDEQIARALTKMLPSLSQLQSLHLYCRFWQARLTDQMVISLMSTISLCSSLRAVAIEGNTLPQQSYHLLLAEDSVIGDEGCRLIGSALSTARSTNKNLLSLNLAFNSIGDAGAAHIAQGLRLNRALLFLSLSNNHIGDSGAAHLAAILGKFALTHEEVVMRRRLLVERAESAPAAQFPTVPSSSSLTHSKGELKGISTKKEASKKEEKTAVSKENTKSVKKTSEAKVPQSKGEKSGIKEKQLSTYEDSSNAILDEQDKEAVEVVNPLLDQSVQHEKGRIFLPGNRTLISLNLSGNRITEKSLPLFLASLEMQGDGGGLSRLCLQRNRFPPDCEPYVKIKELMALREPLEVSSPEPTEEEGQNA from the exons ATGTCTAGAAAGAAGAGCGCGAAAGACAAGACGGAGAGGGCAACTGTGGAAGAGGACGACTTGATGTGTTTAG ATGAATATCAATGCTCGGGCAACGTGGAGATAGATTTTCCTGGCCTTTGTGCTCTTCTGGACATCGAAGATATTCCATCAGTCAGCATAAAGCATCCGGTCTCTGAAAgtaccacagaagaagagggtCAAG AGGACAATCAGGCCCAGGTTAACTCCCCGTACAAGCCATGTCTTCAAGTAGAGCTGGAGAATGAAAGCCCACTTAGTGTCAAGGGAATAAAGATTTCTG gatgGAAAGTGGATGAGCAGATTGCCAGAGCGTTAACGAAGATGCTTCCATCATTGAGTCAGCTGCAGAGTCTTCA CCTGTATTGCAGGTTCTGGCAGGCGAGACTGACAGATCAAATGGTAATCTCACTCATGAGCACCATATCTCTGTGCTCCAGCCTCAG GGCTGTTGCAATAGAAGGCAACACTCTTCCACAGCAGAGCTACCACCTTCTTCTTGCTGAGGACAGTGT GATAGGAGATGAGGGTTGCCGCCTGATTGGCTCAGCTCTCTCAACAGCCAGATCCACTAACAAGAACCTCCTGTCACTCAACCTGGCATTCAATTCTATTGGTGATGCAGGTGCTGCACATATTGCGCAG GGCCTGCGGTTAAATCGTGCCTTGCTCTTTCTTTCGCTGTCCAACAATCACATTGGAGACTCAGGAGCTGCTCATCTGGCAGCG ATACTTGGCAAGTTTGCTTTGACTCATGAAGAAgttgtgatgaggaggaggctacTTGTGGAAAGAGCAGAGTCT GCACCTGCTGCCCAATTCCCTACAGTACCCAGCAGCTCATCGCTGACCCACAGTAAAGGGGAGCTCAAAGGAATCTCCACCAAAAAG gaagcatctaaaaaagaagaaaaaacagctgtCAGTAAAGAGAACACAAAGTCTGTCAAGAAAA CATCTGAAGCAAAGGTGCCTCAAAGTAAAGGTGAGAAGTCAGGGATCAAAGAGAAACAGCTGTCTACATATGAG GATTCGTCAAACGCCATCTTAGATGAG CAGGACAAAGAGGCAGTGGAGGTAGTGAACCCTCTGCTGGACCAGTCGGTGCAGCATGAGAAAGGACGGATCTTTCTACCTGGAAATAGGACTCTGATCTCTCTCAACTTATCAG GAAACAGAATTACAGAGAAGTCGCTGCCTTTATTCCTGGCGTCATTGGAGATGCAGGGTGATGGTGGAGGCCTCTCGCgcctctgtctgcag AGAAACCGCTTCCCACCAGACTGTGAGCCCTATGTGAAGATAAAGGAACTGATGGCACTCAGAGAACCGCTTGAAGTTAGCAGTCCTGAACCAACAGAAGAGGAAGGACAGAACGCATAG